TCAAGATCTATTAAAAGTGATGTTGAATTAGCATTGGAATGCGGTGTAAATTTTCTTGGAATCTTTTATTGTGTTTCCGATGAAAGATTAGATTCAGTTTTCAAAAAAGATTTAGATGAAGCAATCAGTCAAATTACGTCGGTAATTTCATTTGCAAAATCTCAAAATCCAAATTTGTTAATTAGATATACACCGGAAGATACAGTTCGCTCGCAATTTGAAAATGTAATCAAAGCTGCAAAAGCTGCAGTAATTGCCGGAGCTGATATTATTTCGGTTGCTGATACAACCGGTTATATGGTTCCCGGAACTGATAGAAATATGTTTGATTATATTTCAAGATTAAAAAAAGAATTAGCTGCAAGCAATTTATTTCCCAAAATTGCAGTACATTGTCATAATGATAGAGGTTTTGCACTTTCTAATGCACTTGATGCATTTAGAGCCGGTGCAGAAATTATTGATGCTTCTGTCTTAGGATTAGGTGAAAGAGCAGGCATTGTTGATCTAGCTCAACTTCTTGTTGTCCTAACAGCAGATTATAGTATCAACAAATGGGATCTAAAAAAACTTGATGAACTTTATCAATTTGTTAGCAAACATTCCGGAATTCCAATTCCCGTACATTTTCCAGTAATGGGAAAAAATGCATTTACACATTGTGCCGGAGTACATACTCATGCTGCCTCTGTTAATCCAACACATTATGAGAGTTTAAGTCCAGATTTACTTGGGAAAGAAAGACATTTTTCACTTGATCATATGTCCGGAATTGCTTCATTAAAATATGCATTCAAATTATTAGATATAAGCGATATAGATTTAGAAATACAGATTGCAGTATTGAATGAAGTCAAATCTTTAGGACAAAAAGGGAAAGTTGTAGAACTAAATGAACTTCCTCATATTGTTGAATTTACAAAACAAAATTATAAACATAACCAAATCAAGGCTAAGTGATTTCGCTTAGTCTTTTCAGAATAAATCCAAATAACTAATTGAAAAGAACTAAATTAAGGGAAACCAAAAATGGAAATTGGCTTTTTACATTCAGTGATGAGAAAAGATGAAAAACTTCTTATTGATGAATTTAGCAAAAGAAAAAATGTTAATCTCACAATGATTGATGACCGAGAATTGAAATTTGACCTTAAGAAAAATAAGTTCCCTTTTGATGCAGTTATTGAAAGATCAATAAATCATTCGCGAGCTTTACATG
The nucleotide sequence above comes from Ignavibacteriota bacterium. Encoded proteins:
- a CDS encoding 2-isopropylmalate synthase, with translation MLQILDTTLREGEQTPGVYFNRHIKLAVARMLDEIGIDIIETGHPAVTSEIYDSVKTIAHGGFNAIIGAHSRSIKSDVELALECGVNFLGIFYCVSDERLDSVFKKDLDEAISQITSVISFAKSQNPNLLIRYTPEDTVRSQFENVIKAAKAAVIAGADIISVADTTGYMVPGTDRNMFDYISRLKKELAASNLFPKIAVHCHNDRGFALSNALDAFRAGAEIIDASVLGLGERAGIVDLAQLLVVLTADYSINKWDLKKLDELYQFVSKHSGIPIPVHFPVMGKNAFTHCAGVHTHAASVNPTHYESLSPDLLGKERHFSLDHMSGIASLKYAFKLLDISDIDLEIQIAVLNEVKSLGQKGKVVELNELPHIVEFTKQNYKHNQIKAK